In Miscanthus floridulus cultivar M001 chromosome 8, ASM1932011v1, whole genome shotgun sequence, the sequence GGAGCCATTACACCCAAGTATGTCAATTGTCAGGTGGACTGAGATGAGGTGTGCATGCGAGGAATCAAATCACTGACAAGAAGAGGGAGATGTAGGGCCTTTTTAGACAGTGTCCCTTGGTGGCCAAGCCAAAATTTGGCTACAGCCAAATCAAGGTATGACCAAAATTGGGTCATAGTAGATAAATTTGGATTGTGGCCTAGCCAAAGTTACAGAACATGCCAAAGTTTGCGAGCAGAAATGCAGAACACTTACTTTTTTTTTTGGTGTGGGTGGGTGTGTTTCGGAGGGGGTGGGGGTGTATCCATTTGTTGATGGTATGATTCCTATCAGCCATAAGTTTGCTAACACCATGGAGCTACTCTGTTTTGTAACATATAATTTTGACACGCTACGTTCAAGTTACTCATGTATCTCATCCAACTTAACTTATCACTCTGCAGGCTCACTGGTTTGCTGGAGCAATGGAAGACTTTGATGGTGCCTGCCTGTCATTGATGATGTCTATCAGCATATGCTGATAAGTTGGTGGTGCACCAGAAATTCATGGAATGGTCTTAAGCTGCTTGAAGGATTACTTGTGGACAGCAATGCTGCTCATGCCCCGCGCTCAGGTCAGCTGGCAATTTTTACACGGGTGGCAGAATACTTGCAGTCAAAATTGTTGGCACATCTGAGTGATAATATCTGAGATGCCATCCACTGCATGCATAGGAGCATGTTTCTGTGTTACTTGTGCACATTTTGATGTCACTCTAATTGGGTGGGTTAGTGGGAGTGGGAGCGCGAGCAGCCTCTCGTCCAGATGTGGATGGTCAGGTGCTTGCATCTTTCAGGTCGTGCCGTGCGATGCGTGAAGAATAGAATCTGAATGATTTTTCCCCTAGGCTGTAGATGGAGAACCTACAAGACTTGTAAAACTAACTCCTGGAGGATGTTGATGGGGGTCCTCTCTATCTCTATCCAAACAGTTGATGCTGTTACCTAGTGGGGACTGGGGAGAGTTCGGAGCCAGAGCGTgcacggcgagctcgcggacgagCCCCTGCTCCTTCCACGTTGCTGCTCCCCTCTGGCACTGCCGACGCCACCGCGGTCCTCGGATGCGTCGGCCACCCCTTGGTCTAGCGCGGTCAAGAAAGGAGTCCAGCACGGTGCCGCCTTGGCTCAGCTGCTTGGCAGCGCCGCATTTGGCGCCGCAGCAGCCAATCACACGTGGTCCGGCgaccgatttttttttttgtttttcagcccTTTTTTaaagattttcacaaatacgTCCCGCGGTATCCTTTAAAAAAAAATAGACCTGACCTTGGCACCGTGACAATTGGCGCCGAGCTTATATGTCTCGGCGTCAATTGCTTTGACTCTGAGGTCCAGGGTCATTTTCTTTGGGTCGTTGACATGGCTGCTTGCGTGTACGACGCTTGCCGTCGCCGTGGCATAAGACAAAAGGCTCACCGTGCTGATTGCCCCGTCAAGCCCGCCTCCTTAGTCCTCGTTTCCATGGAATGGAAGGCAGCGACGAGACGCGGGTGCCGCAGGCGCGAGATGGCTGAGGCACGAAGGGCAGCGACAGCCGGACACTCCGGGCTTCCTTCCGGAGCGCTCCTGCTGTCTACTGTTTTTTTGGgtgaaaaaaacaaaacaaattctAGAGGCCTTGGATTACCTGGATGCTTCGATCGGAGTTGGACGGCGGATGTGTATGGGAAAGTTACGTCCTAACTCGTGCCTCAGTAAAGTCACtgtggtgaatctcgatccccaTCGGTCTCCTCCATCCGCTCGCCGCGCCGCAACCCGGAGAGGAGACCGCGCTCGGTCGAGCACCACCTCAGGCCCAGCGTCCTCGCGACCAGCTCCGGCGCGGCGTCCGCCCTCTGCAGCCCCGGTGTCCCCGCGACCGTCGCTGCTGTCCTAGTCCGCCACTCGCCAccttggccggcgacgagcaccaccaGGACACCAGGTATTCATTCCCCTTGGTcctcccttcctgctgtgcgaagcCGTGCGCCCCCAAACCCTAACATACTATTCGTAATCGGATCTGAATCTAATTACATACAGGTGTATATGCATGTATtattatgcctactaacttcCGATTGCTTTGCAAAATTATCATGTGGATCCGAATCTGATCAGTCCATTTCTCCAGAAATCACAGATGCACACATCGGTGGTGGTCGTCGTCCTGGAGACGACCGAAGTGTACATTGTCATCACCTTGTCAACGAGGAGAGATACCCAGGTCGTATACGTCGATCCGACCACCGGTGCCCTGCGCTACCTGGGGAAGCATGGGGAGGACGTCTTTGATTCCGAGGCAGCGGCTCTCAACTACATCACCGATGGGTCAAGGGTTCTATCCAAGAGCACCACATATGCCAAGGCACTGCTGGGATATGCAGTGTTAGGAAGCTCCGCTCTGCTTCTGGTTGCGACGCAGCTGAGCGCGTCCGTCCCCAATCTTCCAGGAGGCGGGTGCATATACACAGTGGCAGAGAGCCAGTGGATAAAGATCCAGCTGCAGAATCCTCAACCCCAGGGAACTGGAGAGCAGAAGAATATACGTGACTTGGCCGATCTCGACATTGACGGCAAGCACTTCTTTTGTGAGACAAGGGATGTTACCAGGCCCTTCCCGAGTCCTATGACACTACGGGAACCAGATGAGGAATTCGTTTGGAATGAGTGGCTGTCAAAGCCTTTTAAGGACATTGGCTTGCCAGGACACTGCGTCATTCTTCTgcaggggtttgccgagtgccggaactTTGGAGGTGCTGGGCAGCAAGGTGGGTTAGTCGCCCTTATTGCACGCCGTAGTCGACTGCACCCTGGAACCCGCTATTTGGCCCGTGGACTGAATGCATGTTCAGGCACAGGCAATGAGGTTGAGTGCGAGCAACTGGTTTGGGTTCCACGCAAGGGTGGACAGCGTATCCCTTTTAGCTCGTATATCTGGCGGCGTGGAACTATACCAATATGGTGGGGCGCAGAAATAAAAAATGCGGTGTCAGTAGAAGCCGAAATTTATGTTGCAAATGATCCTTACAACGGAAGCTTACAATACTACCAACGGTTGGGCAGAAGATACGGGAATAAATCATCTGAAGCGAATGTGTCCAGGCAAAAGAAATCTGGAAGGGTTCCTGTTATTTGTGTTAACTTGTTAAGATACGGCGAAGGAAAAACAGAGTCtattcttgttgatcatttcaaaGAATCTATACGGTACATGAACTCTACTGGAAAGCTGGGAAGCACATGGATTCAGTTGGTAAATTATGACTGGCATGCCACTGTGAAGTTAAAAGGGCAGCAGCAGACAGTTGAGGGCCTATGGAGGCATCTTAAAGCACCTACAATGGTCATTGGCTTCAGTGAAGGGAATTACTATGATGTAAGGCAGCAGCTTAGTGAATGTAAAGGATCAGTTATCTGCAATGATGATGTAAATGGCGGGTTTTGCATGGAGTCTATTCAAAATGGGGTGATACGATTCAATTGTGCAGACTCTCTTGATCGAACCAATGCTGCTAGTTACTTTGGTGCACTTCAAGTTTTTGTTGAACAGTGTAGTCGATTGAACATCTCGCTTGACATAGATGCAATGTTTGGGTTGTCAAGTAGATATTCTGAATATGATGGTAGAAACACTCGTTCTTTGCCCCCTGGATGGGAGGAGCGCTTTGACTCTGTAACAGGGAAATCATTTTATATCGATCATAATACACGTACTACCACATGGGAACATCCATGCCAGGAGGCTCCACAGAAGCCTTGGAAGAGATTTGATATGACATTTGATCAGTTCAAAGGCTCAACAATGCTTGCTCCAGTGAACCACCTTGCTGAACTTTTTCTTTTGGCTGGCGATATCCATGCTACGTTGTACACTGGCTCAAAAGCTATGCACAGTGAGATTCTGAACATATTCAAGGAGGAAACTGGAAAGTTTAGTAAATTCTCAGCTGTTCAGAATGTGAGGATTACGGTGCAAAGAAGGTACCAAAATTTTGTGAATGATAGTTCCCGTCAAAAGCAGTTAGAGATGTTCCTTGGATTGAGGCTATATAAGCATCTCCCTTCCATCCCTATGTTCCCTCTCAAAGTAGGTAAACTTACTCATTATCAGTGTATCTCTTGCAAACTGATATTATTGGTCTTGATGCAGTTTTATATTATACTTTTTTTTGTGATAACATTCTTGATATTGACAATTCAGGTGCTATCAAGGCCATCTGGATGCATGTTGAAACCAGTTCCTAGTATCACCCCAATGACTGATGGTGGTTCCAGTCTTCTCAGCTTCAAAAGGAAGGATCTTATTTGGGTATAGTTCTTCCTTAAAGACTCTTCTTGATGCATCTGGAAGAGTCTTCCTGATAGTTTTCTGGTTTATTTAATTATCGCTGTGATGCCTTTTTCACATAGCATGTTAAAGACTCTTGTGCATGCAGGTGTGTCAGCAAGGTGCAGACTATGTTGAACTTTTTATATACCTTGGGGAACCTTGTCATGTTTGTCAACTGCTGCTTACTGTCTCCCACGGTGCTGAAGATTCTTCATATCCAGCAACCGTAGATGTTAGAGTTGGCTCAAGCATAGACTCCCTCAAACTCGTGGTTGAGGTCCTTGTCTATCTTACCTCACTGGTTTTATTATAATATCCTTTTCTTTTGCTCCAGCTGTTTCATCATGTTCCTTTGCAAATACCAATTTAGTTTCCATACTTTTAAGATTTGGCTTGATGAACTGACAACAGTGTACCCAAAGTCAAGACCCCAGAGGTGCAGACACAAAAAGTGCTGCCCTtgctaaaattgagcttcatgtGCATTAACTCTGACTTTAAGACCATGAAAATTTTGCCTGATTCAGAACCAATGCTGAACTGTGTGCTGATTACTTTGGCTGAGATGAGATAAGCTAACCACATTTACTGAGTTTGGCCTGGATTTTGGTTAGGTTCATAATCCTATCCTCACCATGTTTAGGTATTGTTGATTTAAAATTGGTTTTTGCTTCGTTTTGTATTGTTTAATGAATATTAATTGGGAAATTACTTGTGTAGGGTGCTTGCATTCCACAGTGCTCGAATGGGACAAATTTACTGATTCCACTCACTGGGAGAATTGATCCAGAGGACTTGGCTGTTACAGGGAAAAGTGCTAGGCCCAATGTTCAAGAGAGCTCCTATCTTCCTTTGTTATACGACTTTGAAGAGCTAGAAGGAGAACTAAACTTTTTGAATCGAGTTGTTGCATTATCTTTTCATCCATCTGCTGTATCAAGAACACCCATTACTCTTGGTGAGGTAAAATTGATGAATTCTCTAGATTGAGATGCTTTTAAAAAGTTACTTTTGGCTTTGACTATTTGTCTATCTTTTTCTTGATGAGTTGTATAAATTTCTTTAACAGATTGAAGTACTTGGAGTTTCTCTTCCATGGGCAGACATGTTAACCAATAGTGAACATGCTCCTGAATTTATGGAGTTTCTCAATAAAAAATCATCAAGTGTTCACTGTGATCTAGGTTCCAAGTCTTTTGGAAATTCTTCCATGCCTGGGAATGATTCTCATGGTATTGATGGATCTTACACTAAAAGTTCATCATCAGTTCAAACAGGTGGTTCGGAAAATTTGTTGGATTTTCTCACAGGTGATTTTGACATGTCGGAGCCACATATAACTGAAAATACTTTTGGTAATGGGGAACAAACAAACTTCTTAGATGATGGATTTGATGTTAATCCTTTTGCCCCTGCATTGGAAGTGCCTGTTCCTAAAGTGAATAAGCAGTTTGAAGAATGTGGCAGCACACAGCTTTATCTTAAATTTTTTGAATCCCTTTCTGGCTATAATAAGGTATTCATTTGTGAAAATTTCATCTCCTTTTATTTCTGTTCCTCTATGTTCTGTTCTTAGTATACTTTCTTGGATCTTTGTTGAGCATTCCTTAAAAAATACTTTGAAATTGACCTTATCCTGAAGTTGCCAGTAAAATATTGAATTGCTTCTTTGTTCAGATAAATGAGCAAGATGGTTCTACCGATCTAGTTTGAAGTTTCTAGTAGGAACACTACTGGACCCTTTTTTCCCCTAACAAAGAAAGGTTTCAATTTATGACAGATTATCTGAATCTTTAGGTCTATTCAGGTTACATATGTTTAGAGTTCTGGCATTATTACTTCCTTTGCTTTTCAATACATACTTGCTTAttctgaaaataataataatGAAGGAACAAAAGTTGACCTATTTTGAAAAGGTGTTTATGAATTTAAATCCAAAATACATTAAACTTTATTCATCTTTCCAGGGAAAGGGTCTTGACTTTGAGCAAATGATGAAGCTTGAAATAAAACGTCTCCGTCTTGGTCTTTCTGCCACTGAAAGGGACCAGGCATTGTTATCAATTGGTGTAATTCCTGCCACATTGGATCCAAACCGTTCAGTTGATTATTCTTACCTATTGAAGTTATCCAGCTTAGCTGATAATCTGGCACTGCTGGGCCATACAGTCCTTGAGGATCGTGTTAATGCTTCAATAGGGCTTGAAAAGGGCAGTGAACACGCTATAGACTTTTGGAACATCAGTGAAAATGATGAATCCTGCTATGGTGGGGCATGTGAAGTCCATGCTCTGTCTTCATCACAAGCTTTAGCCACTAGAGAAAACCAATCAGTATTTGTGGAATGTTTTCGGTGTGAAAGGACAGTTTGCAAAGCTTGCTGTGCTGGGAAAGGGGCCTTCCTTTTGCTTAACACCTACAGGGAGTTGAAGATTTATGGTGGGAGTCAAAGTGGTGGCTATTCAGCACTCGCAGATAGTTTTGTGTGCAAATCATGCTGCAGTGAAATTATCAAACGTGCATTGTATGTGGAttatgtccgggttcttcatAGTTTGCGCAGAAAAGATCGTTCAGAGAAAGCGGCACTGAGTGCTGTGAATCAGGTCTGCCAACTGGAGTACAGGAAAGCATCTGATTTATCTCAAAGTATTCAATTTGGTCAGAGACAATTGAAGCAGATCCTTGATGGTGAAGAATCCCTTGCAGAATTTCCATATGCAAACTTTTTACAAATGGTATTTCTCAACTTCGTACCAAGATCATAAATTGCACTCCTGCATGATTTGTTGCCCTGTGTTGTTCATACACTCTGATGTATTTGCAAGACTATTGATCCATGGACCATGGAAAAGCAGTGAATAAACTTGGCCTTGTGATAACATCTTCTTTTTAAGATCCCTCccccctttctctttttcttctaTGAAGTTTGCTTTTACCATAGATAATGCTTTGATCATGCCTTATGCTCTATACTCAGGTTGAAACTGCCAATGACTCTGAACCACTGCTTTCGTTACTGGCACCTTTTGGTACTGGAGAGTACAAGTCTTACTGGAAAGCTCCGCAAGATAACACTTCAGTGGAGTTCTCAATTGTTCTTGGTGGTTTATCAGATGTTGCAGGAGTTGCTATAATTGTCAGTTCTTGTGGGTACTTGACATCTGACTGCCCAATTGTAAGATAGGCTACTTTACTTTCTTTTCCTTCATCATGCTATCCTTATTTTTATCTATAAAATCAGTACGGACAATGTTAGCCAGGCATACTTAATACTGTATATACAGAACTATGGGTATATCTTTCTATTAGAGATATGTATAGTCATGGATATCATGTATTAGACTATACATATCTCTAATACTTTCATTTCCATTTTCTTAATGATTGAGAACAAAGAAGGATATTTACTGGAGTTaatgaaatcatattttttaaTCATAAAATCACATAACTTGATTGAATATGTGTTCTTCCTGAGCAAGAGAAGAAAAACATTTCAGTACAGCTGTATCCTTGACAGCTTGAGCATGCTGCATTTTAACAAGGGGAGCAATATGAAAAATGATAGAGGATGAACTAGCTCTTGTATTCATTCATATTGAGTAAACCAAATTAC encodes:
- the LOC136478395 gene encoding probable phosphoinositide phosphatase SAC9 isoform X1, with the protein product MVLSCLKDYLWTAMLLMPRAQKSQMHTSVVVVVLETTEVYIVITLSTRRDTQVVYVDPTTGALRYLGKHGEDVFDSEAAALNYITDGSRVLSKSTTYAKALLGYAVLGSSALLLVATQLSASVPNLPGGGCIYTVAESQWIKIQLQNPQPQGTGEQKNIRDLADLDIDGKHFFCETRDVTRPFPSPMTLREPDEEFVWNEWLSKPFKDIGLPGHCVILLQGFAECRNFGGAGQQGGLVALIARRSRLHPGTRYLARGLNACSGTGNEVECEQLVWVPRKGGQRIPFSSYIWRRGTIPIWWGAEIKNAVSVEAEIYVANDPYNGSLQYYQRLGRRYGNKSSEANVSRQKKSGRVPVICVNLLRYGEGKTESILVDHFKESIRYMNSTGKLGSTWIQLVNYDWHATVKLKGQQQTVEGLWRHLKAPTMVIGFSEGNYYDVRQQLSECKGSVICNDDVNGGFCMESIQNGVIRFNCADSLDRTNAASYFGALQVFVEQCSRLNISLDIDAMFGLSSRYSEYDGRNTRSLPPGWEERFDSVTGKSFYIDHNTRTTTWEHPCQEAPQKPWKRFDMTFDQFKGSTMLAPVNHLAELFLLAGDIHATLYTGSKAMHSEILNIFKEETGKFSKFSAVQNVRITVQRRYQNFVNDSSRQKQLEMFLGLRLYKHLPSIPMFPLKVLSRPSGCMLKPVPSITPMTDGGSSLLSFKRKDLIWVCQQGADYVELFIYLGEPCHVCQLLLTVSHGAEDSSYPATVDVRVGSSIDSLKLVVEGACIPQCSNGTNLLIPLTGRIDPEDLAVTGKSARPNVQESSYLPLLYDFEELEGELNFLNRVVALSFHPSAVSRTPITLGEIEVLGVSLPWADMLTNSEHAPEFMEFLNKKSSSVHCDLGSKSFGNSSMPGNDSHGIDGSYTKSSSSVQTGGSENLLDFLTGDFDMSEPHITENTFGNGEQTNFLDDGFDVNPFAPALEVPVPKVNKQFEECGSTQLYLKFFESLSGYNKGKGLDFEQMMKLEIKRLRLGLSATERDQALLSIGVIPATLDPNRSVDYSYLLKLSSLADNLALLGHTVLEDRVNASIGLEKGSEHAIDFWNISENDESCYGGACEVHALSSSQALATRENQSVFVECFRCERTVCKACCAGKGAFLLLNTYRELKIYGGSQSGGYSALADSFVCKSCCSEIIKRALYVDYVRVLHSLRRKDRSEKAALSAVNQVCQLEYRKASDLSQSIQFGQRQLKQILDGEESLAEFPYANFLQMVETANDSEPLLSLLAPFGTGEYKSYWKAPQDNTSVEFSIVLGGLSDVAGVAIIVSSCGYLTSDCPIVEIWASNKIHREDRAFIGKWDVQDIISSSPQLCGPEKSNRLSEEPRHIKFHFPNPIRCRIISIKMTLPHNGSRSTKFSEEFDLLSLDDSSVYESKPTNPQNSFIHAKRIVVFGSSLRKEVGPDTSGGIMRMKSYLDRSPPLGRFRIPVEAERLRDNDLVLEQYPLANSPGIAGFRLDFFSVIRPRVTHSPSSSELDTRKFSLTRMEDRFVNPAIIYIQVTVVKESGKLAVEEYRLPEVKANTPLYFDFPDLQQDARCVIFRLLGDVTAFVDDISELENLNLRNLPLASGLSLSNKIKLYYYADTYEMGKIGSLSAV
- the LOC136478395 gene encoding probable phosphoinositide phosphatase SAC9 isoform X2, producing MHTSVVVVVLETTEVYIVITLSTRRDTQVVYVDPTTGALRYLGKHGEDVFDSEAAALNYITDGSRVLSKSTTYAKALLGYAVLGSSALLLVATQLSASVPNLPGGGCIYTVAESQWIKIQLQNPQPQGTGEQKNIRDLADLDIDGKHFFCETRDVTRPFPSPMTLREPDEEFVWNEWLSKPFKDIGLPGHCVILLQGFAECRNFGGAGQQGGLVALIARRSRLHPGTRYLARGLNACSGTGNEVECEQLVWVPRKGGQRIPFSSYIWRRGTIPIWWGAEIKNAVSVEAEIYVANDPYNGSLQYYQRLGRRYGNKSSEANVSRQKKSGRVPVICVNLLRYGEGKTESILVDHFKESIRYMNSTGKLGSTWIQLVNYDWHATVKLKGQQQTVEGLWRHLKAPTMVIGFSEGNYYDVRQQLSECKGSVICNDDVNGGFCMESIQNGVIRFNCADSLDRTNAASYFGALQVFVEQCSRLNISLDIDAMFGLSSRYSEYDGRNTRSLPPGWEERFDSVTGKSFYIDHNTRTTTWEHPCQEAPQKPWKRFDMTFDQFKGSTMLAPVNHLAELFLLAGDIHATLYTGSKAMHSEILNIFKEETGKFSKFSAVQNVRITVQRRYQNFVNDSSRQKQLEMFLGLRLYKHLPSIPMFPLKVLSRPSGCMLKPVPSITPMTDGGSSLLSFKRKDLIWVCQQGADYVELFIYLGEPCHVCQLLLTVSHGAEDSSYPATVDVRVGSSIDSLKLVVEGACIPQCSNGTNLLIPLTGRIDPEDLAVTGKSARPNVQESSYLPLLYDFEELEGELNFLNRVVALSFHPSAVSRTPITLGEIEVLGVSLPWADMLTNSEHAPEFMEFLNKKSSSVHCDLGSKSFGNSSMPGNDSHGIDGSYTKSSSSVQTGGSENLLDFLTGDFDMSEPHITENTFGNGEQTNFLDDGFDVNPFAPALEVPVPKVNKQFEECGSTQLYLKFFESLSGYNKGKGLDFEQMMKLEIKRLRLGLSATERDQALLSIGVIPATLDPNRSVDYSYLLKLSSLADNLALLGHTVLEDRVNASIGLEKGSEHAIDFWNISENDESCYGGACEVHALSSSQALATRENQSVFVECFRCERTVCKACCAGKGAFLLLNTYRELKIYGGSQSGGYSALADSFVCKSCCSEIIKRALYVDYVRVLHSLRRKDRSEKAALSAVNQVCQLEYRKASDLSQSIQFGQRQLKQILDGEESLAEFPYANFLQMVETANDSEPLLSLLAPFGTGEYKSYWKAPQDNTSVEFSIVLGGLSDVAGVAIIVSSCGYLTSDCPIVEIWASNKIHREDRAFIGKWDVQDIISSSPQLCGPEKSNRLSEEPRHIKFHFPNPIRCRIISIKMTLPHNGSRSTKFSEEFDLLSLDDSSVYESKPTNPQNSFIHAKRIVVFGSSLRKEVGPDTSGGIMRMKSYLDRSPPLGRFRIPVEAERLRDNDLVLEQYPLANSPGIAGFRLDFFSVIRPRVTHSPSSSELDTRKFSLTRMEDRFVNPAIIYIQVTVVKESGKLAVEEYRLPEVKANTPLYFDFPDLQQDARCVIFRLLGDVTAFVDDISELENLNLRNLPLASGLSLSNKIKLYYYADTYEMGKIGSLSAV